A region of Necator americanus strain Aroian chromosome I, whole genome shotgun sequence DNA encodes the following proteins:
- a CDS encoding hypothetical protein (NECATOR_CHRI.G339.T1) encodes MALISIFVPLAAVTLLITANSVGGGSCDVYKQLEKEASCGEKGYLVEYGLRNCLKFNSSEIRSQFTAAGRKFLDCTTDCLIAHLQDLFRNNTPSCPTIHDSAFDSHVTCYLKCDFCKVCKTEKFALMRSYDTSDFFSFDALSAVFKVMKACGPLACFFSF; translated from the exons ATGGCTTTAATCTCGATATTCGTTCCATTGGCAGCAGTAACACTGCTGATCACG GCAAACAGCGTTGGTGGAGGTTCTTGTGACGTTTACAAACAACTCGAAAAGGAAGCCTCATGTGGAGAAAAAGGTTATCTTGTGGAATATGGGCTGAGGAATTGCTTGAAGTTTAACTCGTCAG aGATTCGTTCTCAGTTCACCGCAGCAGGTCGTAAATTTCTCGACTGTACCACTGATTGCTTAATCGCACACCTTCAGGATTTGTTCAGG AACAATACTCCTTCCTGTCCGACAATCCACGATTCCGCATTCGACAGTCACGTCACGTGCTATCTTAAATGTGATTTTTGTAAAGTATGTAAAACCGAGAAATTCGCTTTGATGAGAAGTTACGACACTTCCgatttcttctcctttgaCGCTTTATCGGCAGTGTTTAAGGTTATGAAAGCTTGTGGACCTCTCGcatgttttttctccttctaa
- a CDS encoding hypothetical protein (NECATOR_CHRI.G340.T1): MRASLFKFSTILIQSRSVTVRKMAQQNAAVSVDKNGNIVLRILAKPGAKVSAVTDVGESEIGVAIAAPPREGEANEELVDYMRGVLGLKKSELSLDKGGKSRSKTLLITSSRISSEQVVSKLQAAAES, encoded by the exons ATGCGAGCTTCTCTATTCAAGTTCTCCACTATTTTGATACAGTCAAGATCGGTCACCGTGAGAAAG ATGGCCCAACAAAATGCTGCCGTTTCCGTGGATAAGAATGGTAACATAGTTCTGAGGATATTAGCAAAACCTGGAGCGAAAGTTAGTGCTGTGACAG ATGTTGGTGAGTCTGAAATCGGTGTAGCTATAGCTGCTCCACCTCGTGAGGGAGAGGCAAACGAGGAGTTGGTGGATTATATGCGTGGGGTTCTTGGTCTGAAGAAGAGCGAACTATCTCTTGATAAG GGTGGGAAATCACGCTCGAAGACCCTGCTTATCACGTCATCTCGGATATCATCAGAACAAGTTGTTTCCAAACTGCAAGCAGCTGCTGAATCATAG
- a CDS encoding hypothetical protein (NECATOR_CHRI.G340.T2), whose amino-acid sequence MAQQNAAVSVDKNGNIVLRILAKPGAKVSAVTDVGESEIGVAIAAPPREGEANEELVDYMRGVLGLKKSELSLDKGGKSRSKTLLITSSRISSEQVVSKLQAAAES is encoded by the exons ATGGCCCAACAAAATGCTGCCGTTTCCGTGGATAAGAATGGTAACATAGTTCTGAGGATATTAGCAAAACCTGGAGCGAAAGTTAGTGCTGTGACAG ATGTTGGTGAGTCTGAAATCGGTGTAGCTATAGCTGCTCCACCTCGTGAGGGAGAGGCAAACGAGGAGTTGGTGGATTATATGCGTGGGGTTCTTGGTCTGAAGAAGAGCGAACTATCTCTTGATAAG GGTGGGAAATCACGCTCGAAGACCCTGCTTATCACGTCATCTCGGATATCATCAGAACAAGTTGTTTCCAAACTGCAAGCAGCTGCTGAATCATAG